A genomic segment from Aegilops tauschii subsp. strangulata cultivar AL8/78 chromosome 1, Aet v6.0, whole genome shotgun sequence encodes:
- the LOC109773026 gene encoding cytokinin riboside 5'-monophosphate phosphoribohydrolase LOG isoform X2, whose protein sequence is MSITAAAVAVGPPAFAIGAAPAAEMEMKPALALPEPSRGVGGIGEDSDGVRVAAEGRASRFRRICVYCGSAKGRKASYQDAAVDLGKEMVERGIDLVYGGGSIGLMGLVSHAVHAGGRHVIGIIPRSLMPREVTGDPVGEVRAVSGMHERKAEMARFADAFIALPGGYGTLEELLEVITWAQLGIHKKPVGLLNVDGFYDPLLSFIDVAVNEGFITQEARQIIISAPTAKELVKKLEDYVPEYEIGLVWEDQDQIPSNSLVPEPLETPAITSS, encoded by the exons ATGAGCATCACGGCGGCGGCTGTGGCCGTGGGCCCGCCCGCGTTCGCCATCGGGGCCGCGCCGGCCGCGGAGATGGAGATGAAGCCGGCGCTGGCGCTGCCGGAGCCGAGCCGCGGCGTGGGCGGCATCGGGGAGGACAGCGACGGCGTCcgggtggcggcggaggggcgggcgTCGCGGTTCCGGCGGATCTGCGTCTACTGCGGCAGCGCCAAGGGGCGCAAGGCCAGCTACCAGGACGCCGCCGTCGACCTCGGCAAGGAGATG gtGGAGAGGGGCATAGACCTGGTCTACGGGGGCGGCTCCATCGGCCTCATGGGCCTCGTCTCCCACGCCGTCCACGCCGGCGGCCGCCATGTCATCGG GATCATCCCAAGATCACTCATGCCCAGAGAG GTAACCGGGGATCCTGTAGGGGAAGTTAGAGCTGTTTCTGGCATGCACGAGAGGAAGGCCGAAATGGCTCGGTTTGCTGATGCTTTTATTGCCTTACCAG GCGGCTACGGAACCTTGGAGGAGTTGCTTGAAGTGATCACGTGGGCACAACTAGGAATACATAAGAAGCCG GTCGGTCTGCTGAACGTCGACGGATTCTACGACCCACTGCTGTCGTTCATCGACGTGGCCGTCAACGAAGGCTTCATCACCCAGGAGGCGAGGCAGATCATCATCTCGGCCCCGACAGCCAAGGAGCTAGTCAAGAAGCTGGAG GACTACGTTCCAGAGTACGAGATCGGCCTAGTGTGGGAGGACCAGGACCAGATACCAAGCAACAGCCTGGTCCCGGAGCCGCTGGAGACCCCCGCGATCACCTCCTCCTGA
- the LOC109773026 gene encoding cytokinin riboside 5'-monophosphate phosphoribohydrolase LOG isoform X1, translated as MSITAAAVAVGPPAFAIGAAPAAEMEMKPALALPEPSRGVGGIGEDSDGVRVAAEGRASRFRRICVYCGSAKGRKASYQDAAVDLGKEMVERGIDLVYGGGSIGLMGLVSHAVHAGGRHVIGIIPRSLMPREVTGDPVGEVRAVSGMHERKAEMARFADAFIALPGTNSIAHSNSSTSEKMWNKSCIFCAVEFDNSVNLTGGYGTLEELLEVITWAQLGIHKKPVGLLNVDGFYDPLLSFIDVAVNEGFITQEARQIIISAPTAKELVKKLEDYVPEYEIGLVWEDQDQIPSNSLVPEPLETPAITSS; from the exons ATGAGCATCACGGCGGCGGCTGTGGCCGTGGGCCCGCCCGCGTTCGCCATCGGGGCCGCGCCGGCCGCGGAGATGGAGATGAAGCCGGCGCTGGCGCTGCCGGAGCCGAGCCGCGGCGTGGGCGGCATCGGGGAGGACAGCGACGGCGTCcgggtggcggcggaggggcgggcgTCGCGGTTCCGGCGGATCTGCGTCTACTGCGGCAGCGCCAAGGGGCGCAAGGCCAGCTACCAGGACGCCGCCGTCGACCTCGGCAAGGAGATG gtGGAGAGGGGCATAGACCTGGTCTACGGGGGCGGCTCCATCGGCCTCATGGGCCTCGTCTCCCACGCCGTCCACGCCGGCGGCCGCCATGTCATCGG GATCATCCCAAGATCACTCATGCCCAGAGAG GTAACCGGGGATCCTGTAGGGGAAGTTAGAGCTGTTTCTGGCATGCACGAGAGGAAGGCCGAAATGGCTCGGTTTGCTGATGCTTTTATTGCCTTACCAGGTACAAATTCAATAGCCCACTCCAATTCTTCTACAAGTGAGAAAATGTGGAATAAATCATGCATATTTTGTGCTGTAGAGTTTGACAATTCAGTTAATTTGACAGGCGGCTACGGAACCTTGGAGGAGTTGCTTGAAGTGATCACGTGGGCACAACTAGGAATACATAAGAAGCCG GTCGGTCTGCTGAACGTCGACGGATTCTACGACCCACTGCTGTCGTTCATCGACGTGGCCGTCAACGAAGGCTTCATCACCCAGGAGGCGAGGCAGATCATCATCTCGGCCCCGACAGCCAAGGAGCTAGTCAAGAAGCTGGAG GACTACGTTCCAGAGTACGAGATCGGCCTAGTGTGGGAGGACCAGGACCAGATACCAAGCAACAGCCTGGTCCCGGAGCCGCTGGAGACCCCCGCGATCACCTCCTCCTGA